One Saccharopolyspora erythraea NRRL 2338 genomic region harbors:
- a CDS encoding TetR/AcrR family transcriptional regulator — protein sequence MVNTAAERGREVRRRLTGAAVELIAEKGWTGVHTRVVAERAGVAPGLVHYHFASLQALLTEAAVGVLREAVAGMGPLFDAATTPDDLLDAILGTLERYASDDPASLLVSEAYLAATRDPELKRAVAEVVDDFRRDLTDWLRARGEATPRETAMVLAAAVDGVVLHQALSGDLTAATARPVLRRMFRSAHPPEEGQP from the coding sequence ATGGTGAACACCGCGGCGGAACGCGGGCGGGAAGTGCGGCGGCGACTGACCGGCGCGGCCGTCGAGCTGATCGCCGAGAAGGGCTGGACCGGCGTGCACACCCGGGTCGTCGCCGAGCGCGCCGGAGTGGCTCCCGGGCTGGTGCACTACCACTTCGCCTCGCTGCAGGCACTGCTCACCGAGGCGGCGGTCGGTGTGCTGCGCGAAGCGGTCGCGGGCATGGGGCCGCTGTTCGACGCCGCCACGACACCGGACGACCTGCTCGACGCGATCCTCGGGACGCTGGAGCGCTACGCGTCCGACGATCCGGCCTCGCTGCTGGTGAGCGAGGCCTACCTCGCCGCGACCCGGGACCCGGAGCTCAAGCGCGCGGTGGCCGAGGTCGTCGACGACTTCCGGCGCGACCTCACCGACTGGCTGCGCGCCCGCGGCGAGGCGACCCCACGGGAGACCGCGATGGTGCTGGCCGCCGCCGTAGACGGCGTCGTGCTGCACCAGGCGCTCAGCGGCGACCTGACCGCGGCTACGGCCCGCCCCGTCCTGCGCCGGATGTTCCGCTCCGCCCACCCGCCCGAGGAGGGACAGCCGTGA
- a CDS encoding DUF4383 domain-containing protein: MRMDRYLPPDHPLSKIYRVGAAIFGAGLLAFGVLGLANQLPFLSTEGAVLLGLSSNGLLSVISILVGAILVGAAVWGGAIASTTTTVIGVLFFVSGLANLAVMETPFNLLAFRWPNVIFSLVAGMLLTFLGTYGRIAGRLPEDNPYYRYRHHEPPPDEEPVEEVTNEVPSASDDELTEAEMAFAEGHPTPKQERMVRADAWRHQQEERRRAYQHYAESGRTPDQEISAQNLWADFPAEGKPTAPGEGESAPGVGAPGEGAPADSTPPRTRPGVGTHRRTGIAREP, from the coding sequence ATGAGAATGGATCGTTATCTGCCGCCGGACCACCCGCTCAGCAAGATCTACCGCGTCGGCGCCGCCATCTTCGGCGCGGGGCTGCTGGCCTTCGGCGTGCTGGGGCTGGCCAACCAGCTCCCCTTCCTGAGCACAGAGGGTGCCGTGCTGCTCGGGTTGTCCTCCAACGGGCTGCTGTCGGTGATCTCGATCCTCGTCGGCGCGATCCTGGTCGGCGCGGCGGTGTGGGGCGGCGCGATCGCCTCCACCACGACCACCGTGATCGGCGTGCTGTTCTTCGTGTCCGGGCTGGCCAACCTGGCGGTCATGGAGACGCCGTTCAACCTGCTGGCGTTCCGCTGGCCCAACGTCATCTTCAGCCTGGTCGCGGGCATGCTGCTGACCTTCCTGGGGACCTACGGCCGGATCGCGGGCCGGCTGCCGGAGGACAACCCGTACTACCGCTACCGCCACCACGAGCCGCCGCCGGACGAGGAGCCCGTGGAGGAGGTCACCAACGAGGTCCCGTCGGCGTCCGACGACGAGCTGACCGAGGCCGAGATGGCCTTCGCCGAGGGGCATCCGACGCCCAAGCAGGAGCGGATGGTGCGCGCCGACGCCTGGCGGCACCAGCAGGAGGAGCGCCGCCGCGCCTACCAGCACTACGCGGAGAGCGGCCGCACCCCGGACCAGGAGATCAGCGCGCAGAACCTGTGGGCGGACTTCCCGGCGGAGGGCAAACCGACCGCACCCGGTGAAGGCGAGAGCGCACCCGGTGTGGGCGCCCCCGGCGAAGGCGCGCCCGCTGACAGCACGCCCCCGCGGACCAGGCCCGGCGTGGGCACGCACCGCCGGACCGGTATAGCGCGGGAACCGTAG
- a CDS encoding DUF3291 domain-containing protein yields the protein MTDHHLAQVNIALPVAPMDSAELAGFVAALEPVNAAADAAPGFVWRLQTEDGDATAVRGFGDDRIIVNMSVWESVEALADYVYRDPEHVAVLRRRREWFPKMAEAHTVLWWVPAGHRPTVAEAEQRLALLRANGPSPAAFTFREPFPAPGGAQVSADDDWMCPA from the coding sequence ATGACTGATCACCACCTCGCGCAGGTCAACATCGCGCTTCCCGTGGCCCCTATGGACAGTGCCGAGCTCGCCGGGTTCGTCGCGGCGCTGGAGCCGGTGAACGCGGCGGCCGACGCCGCGCCCGGTTTCGTCTGGCGGCTGCAGACCGAGGACGGCGACGCCACCGCCGTCCGCGGCTTCGGCGACGACCGGATCATCGTCAACATGTCGGTGTGGGAGTCGGTGGAGGCGCTGGCCGACTACGTCTACCGCGACCCGGAGCACGTCGCGGTGCTGCGGCGCAGGCGCGAGTGGTTCCCGAAGATGGCCGAGGCGCACACCGTGCTGTGGTGGGTGCCCGCCGGGCACCGGCCGACGGTGGCCGAGGCCGAGCAGCGGCTGGCGCTGCTGCGCGCGAACGGTCCGTCACCGGCCGCGTTCACCTTCCGCGAACCGTTCCCCGCTCCGGGCGGTGCGCAGGTCAGCGCAGACGACGACTGGATGTGCCCGGCCTGA
- the recA gene encoding recombinase RecA: MAATPDKGKALELALAQIDKQYGKGSVMRLGDETRAPIEVIPTGSISLDVALGIGGLPRGRIVEVYGPESSGKTSVALHAVANAQKLGGTAAFIDAEHALDPEYAKAIGVDTDSLLVSQPDTGEQALEIADMLIRSGALDIIVIDSVAALVPRAEIEGEMGDSHVGLQARLMSQALRKLTSALYNAKTTAIFINQLREKVGVMFGSPETTTGGKALKFYSSVRLDVRRIETLKDGSDAVGNRTRVKVVKNKVAPPFKQAEFDIIYGIGISREGSLIDMGVEQGIIRKSGAWYTYEGDQLGQGKENARKFMRENPDVANEIEKRIKEKLGIGAQVDAETADPAPVDF, translated from the coding sequence ATGGCAGCGACACCCGACAAGGGCAAGGCGCTAGAGCTCGCCCTCGCACAGATCGACAAGCAGTACGGCAAGGGATCGGTTATGCGGCTCGGCGACGAGACGCGCGCGCCGATCGAGGTCATCCCGACCGGCTCGATCTCGCTGGACGTGGCGCTGGGGATCGGTGGCCTGCCGCGGGGCCGGATCGTCGAGGTCTACGGCCCGGAGAGCAGCGGTAAGACGTCGGTGGCGCTGCACGCCGTGGCCAACGCCCAGAAGCTGGGCGGCACGGCGGCGTTCATCGACGCCGAGCACGCGCTGGACCCGGAGTACGCCAAGGCGATCGGGGTCGACACCGACTCGCTGCTGGTGTCCCAGCCCGACACCGGTGAGCAGGCGCTGGAGATCGCCGACATGCTGATCCGCTCCGGCGCGCTGGACATCATCGTCATCGACTCGGTGGCCGCGCTGGTGCCGCGCGCCGAGATCGAGGGCGAGATGGGCGACAGCCACGTCGGTCTGCAGGCGCGGCTGATGAGCCAGGCGCTGCGGAAGCTGACCTCCGCGCTCTACAACGCCAAGACCACGGCGATCTTCATCAACCAGCTCCGGGAGAAGGTCGGCGTGATGTTCGGCTCCCCGGAGACCACCACCGGTGGCAAGGCGCTGAAGTTCTACTCGTCGGTGCGTCTGGACGTCCGCCGGATCGAGACGCTGAAGGACGGCTCGGACGCGGTCGGCAACCGCACCCGCGTCAAGGTCGTCAAGAACAAGGTCGCGCCGCCGTTCAAGCAGGCCGAGTTCGACATCATCTACGGCATCGGCATCAGCCGCGAAGGCTCGCTGATCGACATGGGCGTCGAGCAGGGCATCATCCGCAAGTCCGGTGCCTGGTACACCTACGAGGGCGACCAGCTCGGTCAGGGCAAGGAGAACGCCCGGAAGTTCATGCGCGAGAACCCTGACGTCGCCAACGAGATCGAGAAGCGGATCAAGGAGAAGCTCGGCATCGGAGCGCAGGTCGACGCCGAGACCGCCGACCCGGCACCGGTCGACTTCTGA
- a CDS encoding FAD-dependent oxidoreductase, which yields MKAVICGAGIAGLALANRLHAHGWDVVVLEKAPGPRETGYMIDFFGPGYDAAEAMGLLPRLRELGYRVEEVSYVDETGRRRAGLSTSKLTKAVGGRLLSIMRPDLERALREQLPDQVDLRFATAPEHIDNDSDRVRVTLPDGSVLDADLLVGADGIHSSVRAAVFGAEERFLRYLGFHTAAFLFDDPRVHAEVNGRFCLTDTLGRQLACYGLRDGRVAVFAVHRAADPALPDDARAALRDVYGSLGWVAPRALAACPPSDQVYYDQVAQIESPQWTKGRVVLLGDACQAVSLLAGQGASLAIAGAYVLAEQLARAGTIDAALGEYERLWRPVVAEKQRVARSSARWFVPDTRTQLAVRRTALRLAGLPVFDRYLSGALAGKPTNVVRQLGAR from the coding sequence GTGAAAGCCGTGATCTGCGGTGCTGGGATCGCCGGACTGGCGCTGGCGAACCGGCTGCACGCCCACGGCTGGGACGTTGTCGTGCTCGAGAAGGCGCCCGGCCCGCGCGAGACCGGCTACATGATCGACTTCTTCGGCCCCGGCTACGACGCCGCGGAGGCGATGGGCCTGCTGCCGCGGCTGCGCGAACTCGGTTACCGCGTCGAGGAAGTGAGCTACGTCGACGAGACCGGCCGTCGGCGTGCCGGTCTAAGCACCTCCAAGCTGACCAAGGCGGTCGGCGGACGGCTGTTGAGCATCATGCGCCCCGATCTCGAGCGAGCCCTGCGGGAACAGCTCCCCGACCAGGTGGACCTGCGCTTCGCTACCGCGCCGGAGCACATCGACAACGACTCCGACCGGGTGCGGGTCACCCTGCCCGACGGGAGCGTGCTCGACGCCGATCTGCTCGTCGGGGCCGACGGGATCCACTCGTCGGTGCGCGCCGCGGTTTTCGGGGCGGAGGAACGGTTCCTGCGCTACCTCGGCTTCCACACGGCCGCGTTCCTCTTCGACGATCCGCGCGTGCACGCCGAGGTGAACGGCCGGTTCTGCCTCACCGACACGCTCGGGAGGCAACTGGCCTGCTACGGCCTGCGCGACGGGCGGGTCGCGGTGTTCGCCGTGCACCGGGCAGCCGATCCGGCGCTGCCGGACGACGCGCGTGCCGCCCTACGCGATGTCTACGGTTCGCTCGGCTGGGTCGCGCCCCGGGCTCTCGCGGCGTGCCCACCGTCCGACCAGGTGTACTACGACCAAGTGGCGCAGATCGAATCTCCACAATGGACCAAGGGTCGGGTGGTGCTGCTCGGCGACGCCTGCCAGGCGGTGTCGCTGCTCGCCGGCCAGGGCGCTTCGCTGGCGATCGCCGGGGCCTACGTGCTGGCCGAACAACTCGCCCGGGCAGGCACCATCGACGCCGCGCTCGGCGAGTACGAGCGGCTGTGGCGTCCGGTCGTGGCGGAGAAGCAACGCGTCGCGCGCAGCAGTGCCCGCTGGTTCGTCCCGGACACGCGGACCCAGCTCGCCGTGCGACGCACCGCCCTCCGCCTGGCGGGCCTGCCGGTCTTCGACCGCTACCTCTCCGGCGCGCTCGCGGGCAAGCCGACGAACGTCGTCCGGCAGCTCGGCGCCCGCTAG
- a CDS encoding ATP-dependent helicase, producing MTDVLDRFSPATRDWFRGAFDAPTEAQSGAWEAIADGEHALVIAPTGSGKTLAAFLSALDRLAAEGPPGDPKQRCRVLYVSPLKALAVDVERNLRAPLAGIRQATQRLGGEPPDITVGMRTGDTPADQRRSFARTPPDVLVTTPESLFLLLTSAARESLRGVETVIVDEVHAVAGTKRGAHLALSLERLDELLPRPAQRIGLSATVRPVDEVRAFLAGGRPVRTVQPANVKQVEVRVEVPVPDLAELGGADDDQHPSIWPSVQTRVLELIRQHRSTIVFTNSRRLAERLTAGINELAAEEAEEEDEPMQRFPAEAVGGSGITRGSAATVAKAHHGSMSKEQRAVVEEELKSGRLPCVVATSSLELGIDMGAVDLVVQVETPPSVASGLQRIGRGGHHVGAVSRGVVFPKFRGDLVGCAVTAERMADGLIEALSFPRNPLDVLAQHVVSMVAMDTWSLERLATVVRRSASFAGLPDSALHAVLDMLAGRYPSEEFGELRARIVWDRINDELRARPGAQRLAVTSGGTIPDRGLFAVTTPGDDAAGKGGVRVGELDEEMVYESRVGDTFLLGTSSWRVEDITHDRVVVTPAPGEPARMPFWKGDSPGRPLELGRALGAFVRELTAAGPEAARSRISEAGLDQWAGDNLLSYLDEQRRATRHVPDDRTILVERFRDELGDWRMVVHSPFGAKVNGPWALAIGARLRERRGIDPQVASSDDGIVVRLADALDDAGTEILPAAEDVLLAPDEVQQVVTDEVGGSALFAARFRECAARALLLPRRDPRRRSPLWQQRQRAAQLLSVAAQYEQFPIVLEAMRECLQDVYDVPGLTELMSQVAARKVRVVEVETPTPSPFARSLLFGYIGMFLYETDAPLAERRSAALSLDSTLLAELLGSEALRELLDPEVVAEVESQLQRLAPERHARDSEGAIDLLSFLGDLSTAEAAERGVRPEWLEDLHAQRRVLRVRIAGEERWIPIEDAGKVRDALGVALPVGVPEAFTEPVADPLADLVIRYARSRGPFTADAAAHRFGLGVAVMHGVLDRLTGSGRLIRGELRPLEAGGGRSLEYCDAEVLRRMRRASLARLRAEVEPVEPAALGRFLPSWHGIGARLRTAPTVDDVFSVVEQLAGAPVPASALESLVLPARLPGYSPALLDELTSTGEVVWVGSGSLAGGDGWIALAPADVADLLLPDVPEERPDSPLHRAIVSTLEGGAQFYRQLADRAGAILLEQGEAAPDDQAVTAALWDLVWGGSATNDTLAPLRALVSGRGATHKPRRSAPRGRYARLRAGRPAMPSRTGPPAVSGRWSLAPPPSSEPTRRAHARAEAFLERHGVLTRGALDTERVTGGFSAVYKVLRAMEESGRCRRGYVVEGLGAAQFAVPGAIDRLRASSRTERPDEDPQAVVLAAADPAQPYGAALEWPAAVSDTRHRPGRKAGALVVLVAGSAALYVERGGKSLLSFTEDEDVLRLAAAGLARAVREGWLDQLAVQRADGEGALGSRMAEILTEAGFRATPKGLRLRA from the coding sequence GTGACCGACGTGCTGGACCGCTTCTCCCCCGCGACCCGGGACTGGTTCCGCGGTGCCTTCGACGCGCCGACCGAGGCCCAGTCCGGCGCGTGGGAGGCGATCGCCGACGGCGAGCACGCGCTGGTCATCGCCCCGACCGGTTCGGGCAAGACGCTCGCGGCGTTCCTGTCCGCCCTCGACCGGCTGGCCGCCGAGGGCCCGCCGGGGGACCCGAAGCAGCGCTGCCGGGTCCTCTACGTCTCGCCGCTGAAGGCGCTGGCGGTCGACGTGGAGCGCAACCTGCGCGCTCCGCTGGCCGGCATCCGCCAGGCCACGCAGCGCCTCGGCGGCGAACCGCCCGACATCACCGTCGGCATGCGCACCGGGGACACCCCCGCCGACCAGCGCCGCTCGTTCGCCCGCACACCGCCGGACGTCCTGGTCACGACACCGGAGTCGCTGTTCCTGCTGCTGACCTCGGCGGCGCGGGAGTCGCTGCGCGGGGTGGAGACGGTGATCGTCGACGAGGTGCACGCGGTCGCGGGCACCAAGCGCGGCGCGCACCTGGCGCTGTCGCTGGAGCGGCTCGACGAGCTGCTCCCGCGTCCCGCGCAGCGCATCGGCCTGTCGGCCACGGTGCGGCCGGTCGACGAGGTGCGCGCCTTCCTGGCCGGTGGCCGCCCGGTCCGAACGGTGCAGCCCGCCAACGTCAAGCAGGTCGAGGTGCGGGTCGAGGTGCCGGTGCCGGACCTGGCCGAGCTGGGCGGCGCCGACGACGACCAGCACCCCTCGATCTGGCCGTCGGTGCAGACCCGCGTGCTCGAACTGATCCGGCAGCACCGCTCGACGATCGTGTTCACCAACTCCCGGCGGCTGGCCGAGCGGCTGACCGCCGGCATCAACGAGCTCGCGGCGGAGGAGGCGGAGGAAGAAGACGAGCCGATGCAGCGCTTCCCCGCCGAGGCCGTCGGCGGCTCGGGGATCACGCGCGGTTCGGCGGCGACCGTGGCGAAGGCCCACCACGGGTCTATGTCGAAGGAGCAGCGGGCGGTGGTCGAGGAGGAGCTCAAGTCCGGCCGGCTGCCGTGCGTGGTGGCGACCTCCTCGCTGGAGCTGGGCATCGACATGGGCGCGGTCGACCTGGTCGTGCAGGTGGAGACGCCGCCGAGCGTCGCGTCGGGCCTGCAGCGGATCGGCCGGGGCGGGCACCACGTCGGCGCCGTCTCGCGCGGGGTGGTTTTCCCGAAGTTCCGCGGCGACCTCGTCGGCTGCGCGGTGACCGCCGAGCGGATGGCCGACGGGCTGATCGAGGCGCTGTCCTTCCCGCGCAACCCGCTCGACGTGCTGGCTCAGCACGTGGTGTCGATGGTGGCGATGGACACGTGGTCGCTGGAGCGGCTGGCGACCGTGGTGCGGCGTTCGGCGTCCTTCGCCGGGCTGCCCGACTCCGCGCTGCACGCGGTGCTGGACATGCTCGCAGGCCGCTACCCGAGCGAGGAGTTCGGCGAGCTGCGCGCGCGGATCGTGTGGGACCGGATCAACGACGAGCTGCGGGCCAGGCCGGGCGCGCAGCGGCTGGCGGTCACCTCCGGCGGCACCATCCCCGACCGCGGGCTGTTCGCGGTCACCACCCCCGGCGACGACGCCGCGGGCAAGGGCGGGGTGCGGGTCGGCGAGCTCGACGAGGAGATGGTCTACGAGTCGCGCGTCGGCGACACGTTCCTGCTCGGCACGTCGTCGTGGCGGGTCGAGGACATCACCCACGACCGCGTCGTGGTCACACCCGCGCCGGGCGAGCCCGCCAGGATGCCGTTCTGGAAGGGCGACTCGCCGGGCCGTCCGCTGGAGCTGGGCCGGGCGCTGGGAGCGTTCGTCCGGGAGCTGACCGCGGCCGGCCCGGAGGCCGCGCGGAGCCGCATCAGCGAGGCGGGGCTGGACCAGTGGGCCGGGGACAACCTGCTGAGCTACCTGGACGAGCAGCGGCGGGCCACCCGCCACGTGCCCGACGACCGGACCATCCTCGTGGAGCGGTTCCGCGACGAGCTCGGCGACTGGCGGATGGTCGTGCACTCCCCGTTCGGCGCCAAGGTCAACGGACCGTGGGCGCTGGCGATCGGGGCCCGGCTCCGCGAGCGCCGCGGGATCGACCCGCAGGTCGCCTCCTCCGACGACGGCATCGTGGTGCGGCTGGCCGACGCGCTCGACGACGCCGGGACCGAGATCCTGCCCGCCGCCGAGGACGTGCTGCTCGCACCGGACGAGGTGCAGCAGGTCGTCACCGACGAGGTGGGCGGCTCGGCGCTGTTCGCGGCGCGCTTCCGGGAGTGCGCGGCTCGCGCGCTGCTGCTGCCGCGCCGCGACCCGCGGCGCCGCTCGCCGCTGTGGCAGCAGCGGCAGCGGGCGGCGCAGCTGCTGTCGGTGGCCGCGCAGTACGAGCAGTTCCCGATCGTGCTGGAGGCGATGCGCGAATGCCTCCAGGACGTCTACGACGTGCCGGGGCTGACCGAGCTGATGTCGCAGGTCGCCGCGCGCAAGGTGCGCGTCGTGGAGGTCGAGACGCCGACGCCGTCGCCGTTCGCGCGCAGCCTGCTGTTCGGCTACATCGGGATGTTCCTGTACGAGACCGACGCCCCGCTGGCCGAACGCCGCTCGGCCGCGCTGAGCCTGGACTCGACGCTGCTGGCCGAGCTGCTGGGCTCGGAGGCGCTGCGGGAGCTGCTCGACCCCGAGGTGGTGGCCGAGGTCGAGTCGCAGCTGCAGCGGCTGGCCCCCGAGCGCCACGCCCGCGACTCCGAGGGCGCGATCGACCTGCTCAGCTTCCTCGGCGACCTGTCGACCGCGGAGGCCGCCGAGCGCGGTGTCCGGCCGGAGTGGTTGGAGGACCTGCACGCCCAGCGCCGGGTCCTGCGGGTGCGCATCGCGGGCGAGGAGCGCTGGATCCCCATCGAGGACGCGGGCAAGGTCCGCGACGCGCTGGGGGTCGCGCTGCCGGTCGGGGTGCCCGAGGCGTTCACCGAACCCGTCGCCGATCCGCTGGCCGACCTGGTCATCCGCTACGCCAGGTCGCGCGGACCGTTCACCGCCGACGCCGCCGCGCACCGCTTCGGCCTGGGCGTCGCGGTGATGCACGGCGTGCTGGACCGGCTCACCGGAAGCGGCAGGCTCATCCGCGGTGAGCTGCGTCCGCTGGAGGCCGGTGGCGGGCGGTCGCTGGAGTACTGCGACGCCGAGGTGCTGCGCCGGATGCGGCGGGCGTCGCTGGCCCGGCTGCGCGCGGAGGTCGAGCCGGTCGAACCCGCGGCTCTGGGACGGTTCCTGCCTTCGTGGCACGGGATCGGCGCGCGGCTGCGGACCGCGCCCACCGTCGACGACGTGTTCTCGGTCGTCGAGCAGCTCGCGGGCGCACCGGTGCCCGCCAGCGCGCTGGAGTCGCTGGTGCTGCCCGCGCGCCTGCCCGGCTACTCGCCCGCGCTGCTCGACGAGCTGACCTCGACCGGCGAGGTGGTGTGGGTCGGTTCGGGGTCGCTGGCGGGAGGCGACGGCTGGATCGCGCTGGCACCCGCCGACGTCGCGGACCTGCTGCTGCCCGACGTGCCGGAGGAGCGGCCGGACTCGCCGCTGCACCGGGCGATCGTGTCCACGCTGGAAGGCGGCGCGCAGTTCTACCGCCAACTGGCCGACCGCGCCGGCGCGATCCTGCTGGAGCAGGGGGAAGCGGCACCGGACGACCAAGCGGTGACCGCCGCGCTGTGGGATCTGGTGTGGGGGGGCTCCGCGACCAACGACACGCTCGCGCCGTTGCGCGCGCTGGTGTCGGGGCGCGGCGCCACGCACAAGCCGCGCCGCAGCGCACCGCGAGGCCGGTACGCGCGGCTGCGCGCCGGCCGCCCGGCGATGCCCAGCCGCACCGGGCCGCCCGCCGTGTCGGGCCGGTGGTCGCTGGCGCCGCCGCCGTCGAGCGAACCGACCCGGCGGGCGCATGCGCGCGCCGAGGCGTTCCTCGAACGGCACGGCGTGCTCACCAGGGGCGCGCTGGACACCGAACGCGTTACCGGCGGGTTCTCGGCGGTGTACAAGGTGCTGCGGGCCATGGAGGAGTCGGGGCGGTGCCGCCGCGGCTACGTCGTCGAGGGGCTCGGCGCGGCGCAGTTCGCGGTGCCGGGCGCGATCGACCGGCTGCGCGCGTCCTCGCGCACCGAACGCCCGGACGAAGACCCGCAGGCGGTGGTGCTCGCCGCGGCCGACCCGGCCCAGCCGTACGGGGCGGCGCTGGAATGGCCCGCGGCCGTCTCCGACACCCGGCACCGGCCTGGGCGCAAGGCGGGCGCGCTGGTCGTGCTCGTCGCGGGTTCGGCGGCGCTCTACGTCGAGCGCGGCGGCAAGTCCCTGCTGTCGTTCACCGAGGACGAGGACGTGCTGCGGCTGGCGGCGGCCGGGCTGGCGCGGGCCGTCCGGGAGGGCTGGCTCGACCAGCTCGCGGTGCAGCGCGCCGACGGGGAAGGCGCGCTCGGGTCCCGGATGGCGGAGATCCTCACCGAGGCCGGTTTCCGCGCCACCCCCAAGGGACTCCGGCTGCGCGCGTGA
- a CDS encoding DUF3046 domain-containing protein: MRHTVFRRWMADEFGPTRAEMLAQDHVLSSLGGRTADEALEAGMPPKEVWTAVCDAFEVPPERR; encoded by the coding sequence ATGCGCCACACAGTTTTCCGCCGTTGGATGGCGGACGAGTTCGGACCGACCAGGGCCGAGATGCTCGCCCAGGACCACGTGCTGTCGTCGCTGGGCGGACGCACCGCGGACGAGGCCCTGGAAGCCGGCATGCCGCCGAAGGAGGTCTGGACGGCGGTCTGCGACGCGTTCGAGGTGCCGCCCGAGCGGCGCTGA
- a CDS encoding Hsp70 family protein — MRVLSVDLGTSNTVAVLSAHGRPPRVVEVDGSATMPSAVFAAEDGAIIVGREAERRARLDPSRFEPNPKRRVDEGTLLLGESIITVTDAMAAVLHRVAEETTRQLGGAQPDEVRLTHPAQWGPTRRNVLLSAARLAGFGSNLVLVPEPVAAAAHFASFPDRSLAPGQALAVYDLGAGTFDCAVVGATQSGFAVLAEDGLPDLGGLDVDQALLEHVGRQVSNKDPQRWQRLLRPESTADRRAQRALREDVKAAKEALSRHVQTEVPMPEPFEDVLVTRGELEALVRPSMLRSVEMVASVVRSNGMAPENLAGLYLVGGSSRLPLVATLIGEQLRIVATSLDQPETAVALGAHHVSRDGTALNTQDLGSTFTAAQQGVGDQGPRPGYQEPETVRTAFAPVMPPQQPYPRQVRQQGHGAKQPRTVSRNMLVGLGAVALVAVIVAVVSIVLTSGGGAQAASASECRAPSETRDTKGFDKCMLQLAGDVPETTNCAPGWQRIMPGLRELGGAVASCSIGNPNEGTTIVYTHLDSMQKAKQRADLLLEFNGVTSDQVRADWSGNGLSGEYRAVTSDTFGTLVFTVDDRPLVGMVLVPNKDQRLAPNQVADEFERRIQPGTD, encoded by the coding sequence GTGCGCGTCCTGTCGGTGGATCTCGGCACCTCCAACACCGTCGCGGTGCTCTCGGCGCACGGCAGGCCACCCAGGGTGGTCGAGGTGGACGGGTCGGCGACCATGCCCTCGGCGGTGTTCGCCGCCGAGGACGGCGCGATCATCGTCGGACGCGAGGCCGAACGGCGGGCCCGCCTCGACCCGTCGCGGTTCGAACCGAACCCGAAGCGCCGCGTCGACGAGGGCACGCTGCTGCTCGGCGAGTCGATCATCACCGTCACCGACGCCATGGCCGCCGTGCTGCACCGGGTGGCCGAGGAGACGACCCGCCAGCTCGGCGGCGCGCAGCCCGACGAGGTGCGCCTCACCCACCCCGCCCAGTGGGGTCCGACGCGCCGCAACGTGCTTCTGTCGGCCGCCCGGCTCGCCGGTTTCGGCAGCAACCTGGTCCTGGTGCCCGAGCCGGTGGCCGCCGCCGCGCACTTCGCCTCGTTCCCAGACCGATCCCTCGCGCCCGGCCAGGCGCTGGCCGTCTACGACCTCGGCGCGGGCACCTTCGACTGCGCCGTGGTCGGCGCCACCCAGAGCGGCTTCGCCGTGCTGGCCGAGGACGGCCTGCCCGACCTCGGCGGCCTCGACGTCGACCAGGCGCTGCTGGAGCACGTCGGACGCCAGGTCTCCAACAAGGACCCGCAGCGGTGGCAGCGCCTGCTGCGGCCGGAGTCCACCGCCGACCGCCGCGCCCAGCGCGCGCTGCGCGAGGACGTCAAGGCCGCCAAGGAGGCCCTCTCCCGGCACGTCCAGACCGAGGTCCCGATGCCGGAGCCGTTCGAGGACGTGCTGGTCACTCGCGGCGAGCTGGAGGCGCTGGTGCGGCCGAGCATGCTGCGCAGCGTCGAGATGGTGGCCTCGGTGGTCCGGTCCAACGGGATGGCGCCGGAGAACCTCGCCGGGCTGTACCTGGTGGGCGGCTCCAGCCGGTTGCCGCTGGTGGCGACATTGATCGGTGAGCAGCTGCGGATCGTGGCCACCAGCCTCGACCAGCCGGAGACCGCGGTGGCGCTCGGCGCGCACCACGTCTCGCGGGACGGCACCGCCCTCAACACCCAGGACCTGGGCTCGACGTTCACCGCCGCCCAGCAGGGCGTCGGCGACCAGGGGCCGCGACCGGGCTACCAGGAGCCCGAGACCGTCCGAACGGCCTTCGCGCCCGTCATGCCGCCGCAGCAGCCCTACCCGCGGCAGGTGCGGCAGCAGGGCCACGGCGCCAAGCAGCCGCGCACCGTCTCGCGCAACATGCTGGTCGGCCTCGGCGCGGTCGCCCTGGTCGCGGTGATCGTGGCGGTCGTGTCGATCGTGCTGACCTCGGGCGGAGGGGCCCAGGCCGCCAGCGCCTCGGAGTGCCGGGCGCCCTCGGAAACCCGCGACACCAAGGGTTTCGACAAGTGCATGCTGCAACTGGCAGGCGACGTGCCCGAGACGACCAACTGCGCGCCGGGGTGGCAGCGGATCATGCCCGGCCTGCGAGAGCTCGGCGGCGCCGTCGCGTCCTGCTCGATCGGCAACCCCAACGAGGGCACGACGATCGTCTACACCCACCTCGACTCGATGCAGAAGGCGAAGCAGCGGGCCGACCTGCTGCTGGAGTTCAACGGCGTCACCAGCGACCAGGTGCGGGCCGACTGGAGCGGGAACGGGCTGTCCGGCGAGTACCGCGCCGTCACCAGCGACACCTTCGGCACGCTCGTCTTCACCGTGGACGACAGGCCGCTGGTGGGGATGGTGCTCGTGCCCAACAAGGACCAGCGGCTCGCGCCCAACCAGGTGGCCGACGAGTTCGAGCGCAGGATCCAGCCGGGCACCGACTGA